The following proteins are co-located in the Desulfurococcus amylolyticus Z-533 genome:
- the rpl12p gene encoding 50S ribosomal protein P1 gives MEYIYASLLLYKAGKEISEENVKKVLEAAGVEVDEVRVKSLVAAIKNIDIAKVLEQASVAPVAAAPVQAAPAAAPAGEEKKGEEEKKEESKELSEEALSEGFSALFG, from the coding sequence GGAGTATATATATGCGTCTTTATTGCTGTATAAGGCTGGAAAAGAGATAAGCGAGGAAAATGTGAAGAAGGTGCTTGAAGCAGCCGGTGTTGAAGTAGATGAAGTTAGGGTGAAGTCTCTGGTTGCAGCCATTAAAAACATTGACATAGCCAAGGTCCTTGAACAGGCTTCTGTAGCACCTGTGGCAGCTGCCCCAGTTCAAGCGGCCCCAGCGGCTGCGCCTGCTGGTGAAGAGAAGAAGGGTGAAGAGGAGAAGAAGGAGGAGTCTAAGGAGCTTAGTGAGGAAGCCCTCTCAGAAGGTTTCTCAGCACTATTCGGTTGA